The following nucleotide sequence is from Octopus bimaculoides isolate UCB-OBI-ISO-001 unplaced genomic scaffold, ASM119413v2 Scaffold_308778, whole genome shotgun sequence.
ATCAACGCCGTCGACCACTGCATCAACACAGTCAACTACTGAATCAACACAGTCAACTACTGAATCAACGCCGTCAACGACTGCATCAACACCGTCGACCACTGTATCAACACCGTCAACCGCTATATCAACACCGTCAACCACCGCATCAACACCGTCAACCACTGCATCAACGCCGTCAACCACAGCATCAACAACGTCAACCACTGCATCAACACCATCAACCACTGCATCAACACCGTCAACCACAGCATCAACACcgtcaacaacagcatcaacaccgtcaacaacagcatcaacaccgTCAACGACTGCATCAACACCGTCGACAACAGTATCAACACCGTCAACCACTGCATCAACGCCGTCTACCACTGCATCTACACCGTCAACCACTGCATCTACACCGTCAACCACAGCATCTACACCGTCGACAACGGCATCAACGCCGTCGACCACTGTATCAACACAGTCAACTACTGAATCAACACCGTCAACTACTGAATCAACACCGTCAACGACTGCATCAACGCCGTCCACCACTGCATCTACACCGTCAACCACTGCATCAACACCGTCAACCACTGCATCTACACANNNNNNNNNNNNNNNNNNNNNNNNNNNNNNNNNNNNNNNNNNNNNNNNNNNNNNNNNNNNNNNNNNNNNNNNNNNNNNNNNNNNNNNNNNNNNNNNNNNNNNNNNNNNNNNNNNNNNNNNNNNNNNNNNNNNNNNNNNNNNNNNNNNNNNNNNNNNNNNNNNNNNNNNNNNNNNNNNNNNNNNNNNNNNNNNNNNNNNNNNNNNNNNNNNNNNNNNNNNNNNNNNNNNNNNNNNNNNNNNNNNNNNNNNNNNNNNNNNNNNNNNNNNNNNNNNNNNNNNNNNNNNNNNNNNNNNNNNNNNNNNNNNNNNNNNNNNNNNNNNNNNNNNNNNNNNNNNNNNNNNNNNNNNNNNNNNNNNNNNNNNNNNNNNNNNNNNNNNNNNNNNNNNNNNNNNNNNNNNNNNNNNNNNNNNNNNNNNNNNNNNNNNNNNNNNNNNNNNNNNNNNNNNNNNNNNNNNNNNNNNNNNNNNNNNNNNNNNNNNNNNNNNNNNNNNNNNNNNNNNNNNNNNNNNNNNNNNNNNNNNNNNNNNNNNNNNNNNNNNNNNNNNNNNNNNNNNNNNNNNNNNNNNNNNNNNNNNNNNNNNNNNNNNNNNNNNNNNNNNNNNNNNNNNNNNNNNNNNNNNNNNNNNNNNNNNNNNNNNNNNNNNNNNNNNNNNNNNNNNNNNNNNNNNNNNNNNNNNNNNNNNNNNNNNNNNNNNNNNNNNNNNNNNNNNNNNNNNNNNNNNNNNNNNNNNNNNNNNNNNNNNNNNNNNNNNNNNNNNNNNNNNNNNNNNNNNNNNNNNNNNNNNNNNNNNNNNNNNNNNNNNNNNNNNNNNNNNNNNNNN
It contains:
- the LOC106883466 gene encoding uncharacterized protein LOC106883466, which translates into the protein TPSTTASTQSTTESTQSTTESTPSTTASTPSTTVSTPSTAISTPSTTASTPSTTASTPSTTASTTSTTASTPSTTASTPSTTASTPSTTASTPSTTASTPSTTASTPSTTVSTPSTTASTPSTTASTPSTTASTPSTTASTPSTTASTPSTTVSTQSTTESTPSTTESTPSTTASTPSTTASTPSTTASTPSTTASTLSTPSTTASTPSTTASTPSTTASTPSTTASTPSTTASTPSTTVSTQSTTESTPSTTESTPSTTASTPSTTASTPSTTASTPSTTASTQSTTASTPSTTASTTSTTASTPSTTASTPSTTATTPSTTA